A single region of the Arthrobacter sp. V1I7 genome encodes:
- the galU gene encoding UTP--glucose-1-phosphate uridylyltransferase GalU, with protein sequence MTTPNASVRKAVIPAAGLGTRFLPATKAMPKEMLPVVDKPAIQYVVEEAVNVGLSDILMITGRNKRALEDHFDRVPTLEATLEAKGDIAKLESIQATSNLGDIHYVRQGDPLGLGHAVLRAKQHVGCEPFAVLLGDDLIDARDELLSTMIEVQAKTGGSVVALIEVDPSQISAYGCADVQEIRGEDYVRINHLVEKPSVEDAPSNLAVIGRYVLHPAVFEVLEGTAPGRGGEIQLTDALQSLAAGDGEGYGVYGVVFRGRRYDTGDKLSYLKACVQLACDSDDLGPGLREWLPDFASSLTASLTK encoded by the coding sequence GTGACTACACCCAACGCTTCCGTCCGTAAGGCCGTCATCCCCGCTGCGGGCCTCGGCACCAGGTTCCTTCCGGCCACCAAGGCCATGCCGAAGGAAATGCTTCCCGTCGTGGACAAGCCTGCCATCCAGTACGTCGTCGAGGAAGCCGTCAACGTCGGCCTGAGCGACATCCTGATGATCACGGGCCGCAACAAGCGCGCGCTTGAGGACCACTTCGACCGTGTCCCGACACTTGAGGCCACCCTTGAAGCCAAGGGGGACATCGCCAAGCTGGAATCCATCCAGGCCACCAGCAACCTCGGTGACATCCACTACGTGCGTCAGGGCGATCCCCTGGGGCTGGGCCACGCTGTCCTGCGCGCAAAGCAGCACGTCGGCTGCGAACCGTTTGCTGTGCTGCTGGGCGATGACCTGATCGACGCCCGCGATGAGCTCCTCAGCACCATGATCGAAGTCCAGGCCAAGACCGGCGGATCAGTTGTTGCCCTGATCGAGGTGGACCCTTCCCAGATCAGCGCCTATGGCTGCGCCGACGTCCAGGAGATCCGGGGCGAAGACTACGTCCGCATCAACCACCTCGTTGAAAAGCCCAGCGTCGAGGATGCCCCCTCAAACCTCGCCGTGATCGGACGCTACGTCCTCCACCCGGCCGTCTTCGAAGTCCTGGAAGGTACCGCGCCCGGTCGCGGCGGTGAGATCCAGCTCACCGACGCGCTCCAGTCGCTCGCAGCCGGTGACGGCGAAGGTTACGGCGTGTACGGCGTCGTCTTCCGCGGCCGCCGCTACGACACCGGTGACAAGCTCAGCTACCTCAAGGCCTGCGTGCAGCTCGCCTGTGACAGCGATGACCTCGGTCCCGGCCTGCGTGAATGGCTGCCCGACTTCGCCTCCAGCCTCACCGCCAGCCTGACCAAGTAA
- a CDS encoding FmdB family zinc ribbon protein yields MPTYAYACKDCSHAFEIVQSFTDNSLSSCPECEGTLRKKFNSVGVVFKGSGFYRTDSRDAKGSTVSSAPAAAPAAPAAPAPAAAG; encoded by the coding sequence GTGCCCACGTATGCATATGCCTGCAAGGATTGCAGCCACGCCTTCGAGATCGTGCAGTCGTTCACCGACAACTCCCTGAGCTCCTGCCCCGAGTGCGAGGGAACACTACGCAAGAAGTTCAACAGCGTAGGCGTTGTCTTCAAGGGCTCCGGCTTCTACCGGACGGATTCCCGGGACGCCAAGGGCAGCACTGTCTCGTCGGCGCCCGCCGCGGCCCCGGCCGCTCCTGCTGCTCCCGCTCCTGCCGCCGCGGGCTGA
- a CDS encoding GNAT family N-acetyltransferase has protein sequence MGGSFNWPVTLECGDIRLRPIRYRDRREWTEVRFRNSEWLAPWEASNPLPGGGLPDYRQMVRSLKAQAAQASALPFVITEWTPGFREPVIIGQLTVSSIVWGSAMMATLGYWVDQQRAGHGIAPTAVAMATDHCFGTLGLHRMEINIRPENTASLRVVEKLGFRDEGYRPRFLHINGEWADHRTFALTSEEVPEGLLVRWLKTRSA, from the coding sequence GTGGGGGGCAGCTTCAACTGGCCGGTGACGCTGGAATGCGGTGACATCCGGCTTCGCCCGATCCGGTACCGGGACCGCAGGGAGTGGACGGAAGTCCGTTTCCGCAACAGCGAGTGGCTCGCCCCCTGGGAGGCGTCCAACCCCCTTCCGGGCGGCGGACTTCCCGACTACCGGCAGATGGTGCGCTCCCTCAAGGCGCAGGCGGCGCAAGCCTCGGCGCTGCCGTTCGTCATTACTGAATGGACGCCGGGCTTCCGGGAGCCTGTGATCATCGGCCAGTTGACCGTGTCTTCCATTGTCTGGGGTTCGGCGATGATGGCCACGCTCGGCTACTGGGTGGACCAGCAACGGGCGGGCCACGGCATTGCCCCCACCGCCGTGGCAATGGCCACCGACCACTGCTTCGGCACCCTCGGGCTGCACCGGATGGAGATCAACATCAGGCCCGAGAATACCGCCAGCCTCAGGGTGGTGGAGAAACTTGGCTTCCGGGATGAGGGCTACCGTCCACGTTTCCTGCATATCAACGGGGAATGGGCGGACCACCGTACCTTCGCGCTGACCTCCGAGGAAGTGCCCGAGGGCCTGTTGGTCAGGTGGCTCAAAACCCGGTCGGCCTGA
- a CDS encoding 5-formyltetrahydrofolate cyclo-ligase — MKATKEQIRAVHRTRRALLGPAALDAAGTAIAHHGLTWANRVAGGQPGTFAAYLGVGTEPPSLPLLSALHDAGHRVLLPVCEPGINLSWVYWTPTSAFVRSRFAPIREPVGEPCGPEIMRSAAGIFLPATAVDLSGNRIGQGGGYYDKFLTTLDSLFPGGSEPADGAGPLPPLPAIAVVYDGEVLPAGSIPVESFDRRVPSALTPGGFVRLL; from the coding sequence ATGAAGGCAACAAAGGAACAGATCCGTGCGGTCCACCGGACGCGGCGGGCACTACTGGGGCCGGCAGCTCTCGACGCCGCCGGTACAGCGATCGCGCATCACGGCCTGACGTGGGCCAACAGGGTGGCGGGCGGGCAACCCGGGACGTTCGCGGCTTACCTGGGAGTCGGCACCGAACCGCCATCCCTCCCCCTGCTGTCGGCGCTGCACGACGCCGGACACCGGGTGCTGCTGCCGGTGTGCGAACCGGGAATCAACCTGAGTTGGGTGTACTGGACGCCGACGTCCGCCTTTGTCCGCAGCCGCTTTGCCCCGATCCGGGAACCGGTCGGCGAACCCTGCGGCCCTGAGATCATGCGGTCCGCCGCCGGCATCTTCCTGCCGGCCACCGCCGTCGACCTCTCCGGTAACCGGATCGGCCAGGGCGGCGGCTACTACGACAAATTCCTGACGACGCTGGACTCGCTTTTCCCGGGCGGGTCCGAACCGGCCGACGGCGCCGGACCACTTCCGCCGCTCCCCGCAATCGCCGTCGTCTATGACGGCGAGGTCCTGCCCGCGGGCAGCATCCCCGTGGAGTCTTTTGACCGCAGGGTGCCGTCCGCCCTGACGCCGGGCGGGTTCGTCCGCCTGCTCTGA